From one Vibrio palustris genomic stretch:
- a CDS encoding GMP reductase, with the protein MRIEQELKLGFKDVLFRPKRSTLKSRSQVNLTREFTFKHSGRQWSGVPVIAANMDSVGTFDMATALAAHNVMTAVHKHYTVEQWADFVKQADANTLNKVMVSTGTSDRDFDKIQQILALSDELIFVCIDIANGYSEHLVEFVERVRAAFPDKVISAGNVVTGDMVEELILAGADIVKVGIGPGSVCTTRVKTGVGYPQLSAIIECADAAHGLGGRIIGDGGCACPGDVSKAFGGGADFVMLGGMLAAHTESGGELVEKDGKTFMKFYGMSSESAMAKHSGGVAKYRAAEGKTVVLPYRGSVENTIQDVLGGVRSTCTYVGAEHLKELTKRTTFIRVQEQENNVYGKE; encoded by the coding sequence ATGCGTATCGAACAAGAACTTAAGTTAGGTTTTAAAGATGTCCTGTTTCGCCCGAAACGTTCTACCCTTAAAAGTCGTTCTCAAGTAAATTTAACCCGCGAGTTTACATTCAAACACAGCGGTCGTCAATGGTCTGGTGTACCTGTTATTGCCGCGAATATGGATTCTGTCGGTACTTTTGACATGGCGACAGCATTGGCTGCGCACAATGTAATGACGGCGGTGCACAAACACTACACGGTGGAGCAGTGGGCGGACTTTGTTAAGCAAGCCGATGCTAACACCTTAAATAAAGTGATGGTTTCAACCGGCACTTCGGATCGCGACTTTGATAAAATCCAACAAATCTTAGCACTGAGCGATGAACTTATCTTCGTGTGTATTGATATTGCCAACGGTTACTCTGAGCACTTAGTAGAATTTGTTGAGCGCGTTCGCGCTGCCTTTCCTGATAAAGTGATTTCAGCGGGTAACGTGGTCACGGGTGATATGGTCGAAGAGCTGATTCTTGCGGGTGCTGACATTGTTAAAGTCGGCATCGGCCCAGGCTCTGTGTGTACCACGCGAGTGAAAACCGGTGTGGGTTACCCACAGTTGTCAGCGATTATTGAATGTGCCGATGCGGCGCATGGCCTTGGTGGCCGCATTATCGGTGATGGCGGTTGCGCGTGCCCAGGTGATGTATCTAAAGCGTTTGGCGGCGGCGCTGACTTTGTGATGCTCGGCGGTATGCTTGCAGCGCATACCGAATCTGGTGGCGAGCTAGTTGAGAAAGACGGTAAAACCTTCATGAAATTTTATGGGATGTCGTCTGAGTCAGCGATGGCTAAACACTCCGGCGGTGTTGCCAAATACCGCGCGGCGGAAGGAAAAACCGTGGTATTGCCATACCGTGGCAGTGTCGAAAACACCATCCAAGATGTACTTGGCGGCGTGCGTTCAACCTGCACCTACGTTGGCGCCGAGCACTTAAAAGAGCTTACCAAACGCACCACCTTCATCCGTGTACAAGAGCAAGAAAACAACGTGTACGGCAAAGAATAG
- a CDS encoding 2-hydroxyacid dehydrogenase produces MINVTFFSAKSYDQSSFNQLAHSDEFCLSFHDFRLTKKTAKMAHDCQVVCAFVNDELDADVLEQLHKGGTQLIAMRCAGFDKVDLDKARQLGMQVVRVPAYSPEAVAEHAIGLMMCLNRRYHKAYQRTREANFNLEGLVGFNFHGKTAGVIGTGKIGVAAIRILRGLGMRVLCYDPFENPDALALGAEYIALDELYAQSDIISLHCPLTKNNQHLLDKSAFEKMKDGVMIINTSRGGLLDSVAAIEALKQGRIGSLGLDVYDNEKDLFFQDKSNDVITDDVFRRLSSCHNVLFTGHQAFLTEDALHNIAQTTLTSIRAFMTGERSGNELID; encoded by the coding sequence ATGATCAACGTTACCTTTTTTAGCGCGAAATCTTATGACCAATCGTCGTTTAATCAACTCGCCCATTCAGACGAATTTTGCCTGTCTTTTCATGATTTTCGACTCACAAAAAAAACCGCAAAAATGGCTCATGACTGTCAAGTAGTGTGCGCTTTTGTCAATGATGAATTGGACGCGGATGTGCTCGAACAGCTACACAAAGGTGGCACTCAGCTTATTGCAATGCGTTGCGCTGGGTTTGATAAGGTCGATTTAGACAAAGCACGTCAATTAGGCATGCAAGTCGTGCGTGTCCCAGCCTACTCTCCAGAAGCCGTTGCCGAACATGCCATTGGCCTGATGATGTGCCTTAATCGTCGCTACCATAAAGCGTATCAACGCACCCGTGAAGCGAACTTCAACCTTGAAGGTTTGGTCGGATTTAACTTCCATGGCAAGACCGCTGGCGTGATTGGTACAGGTAAAATTGGCGTCGCTGCGATTCGGATTTTACGAGGTTTAGGGATGCGTGTGTTGTGCTATGACCCATTTGAAAACCCAGATGCCCTAGCATTGGGGGCAGAATACATCGCTCTTGATGAGCTCTATGCACAATCTGATATTATCAGTTTGCATTGCCCACTCACGAAAAACAACCAACACTTACTCGACAAATCAGCTTTTGAAAAAATGAAAGATGGCGTCATGATCATCAACACCAGTCGCGGAGGATTGCTCGATTCCGTTGCCGCCATTGAAGCTCTAAAACAAGGACGGATTGGCTCGTTAGGCTTAGATGTATACGACAACGAAAAAGATCTGTTCTTTCAAGATAAATCCAATGATGTCATTACTGACGATGTGTTTAGACGTTTATCTTCATGCCATAATGTGTTGTTTACTGGGCATCAGGCGTTTTTAACCGAGGACGCTCTACACAATATTGCACAGACGACGTTAACCAGTATCCGCGCATTTATGACAGGCGAGCGCTCAGGCAATGAGTTAATTGACTAA